A single Scleropages formosus chromosome 4, fSclFor1.1, whole genome shotgun sequence DNA region contains:
- the LOC108934193 gene encoding protocadherin alpha-8-like isoform X20, whose translation MGPKYYNKKDCQWALLSFVVLLSLCEGTFAQIRYTIQEELQPGTIVGNVAKDLGFDGSKLVDRNLRIVTGTKQELFQINQRDGALFVNQRIDREELCGKTTPCYINLKAVIENPLEMHHITVEIVDVNDHYPSFPDKQYRLEISESAMTGARFQLEGARDPDVGLNALRFYKLSQHDKFQLETEDSELSKDNKIPFLILQKPLDREHIPLYNLVLTAVDGGNPPKTGIQNITIVILDINDNAPICSQQKYNVILPENVAVGTFLLDVNASDDDEGINGVVEYSFRSKIGSKDSELFEINKNTGEIKLKAPIDYEDQQFYELNIQVSDTGPVPLSTHCNVFVKIEDVNDNVPEIEITSLSNHIPENVPLGTIVALMGVTDLDSGINGQVVCTLPEDLPFELKPSSEGGFYSLVTKSRLDRESVVQYDIIITAKDLGIPSLSSVKTVRVQLSDINDNSPVFSQNPYTLYLKENNQPGASIFTVSAYDADDGENAQISYSTVNFITSQSVTSYLNINPDNGNIYALKSFDFETVKTFQFQVVAKDSGTPSLSSNVTVKAFILDQNDNAPVILSPVSTNGSSEAVVEIPRNVNAGYLATKVRAYDPDIGYNGWLSFSLQQVSDPTLFGLERYTGQIRTLRPFMETDKAEHKLVVLVKDNGNVSLSATATVIVRVVETKEAFAASDSKSTANHKDENNVTFYLIISVVCVSALFSISIISLIVMQCSKPQDYASKYSHDPNYVDTSGNGTLCHSIQYRSGEKRYMLVGPRMSVGSAIDPNSNANTLVVQDHRISGENLSLHRLQQKDMI comes from the coding sequence ATGGGACCTAAGTATTACAACAAGAAAGATTGTCAGTGGGCGCTCCTCAGTTTCGTTGTTCTTTTGTCGTTGTGTGAAGGGACATTTGCTCAAATCCGCTACACCATTCAAGAGGAATTACAACCTGGCACAATAGTTGGAAATGTGGCTAAGGACCTGGGATTCGATGGAAGCAAGCTAGTGGACCGGAACCTACGTATTGTTACGGGAACGAAGCAAGAGCTTTTTCAAATTAACCAGAGAGACGGCGCTTTGTTTGTGAACCAGAGGATAGACAGAGAGGAACTCTGCGGTAAAACCACTCCTTGTTACATTAATCTCAAAGCTGTAATAGAGAACCCATTAGAAATGCACCATATAACGGTAGAAATTGTAGATGTTAATGACCATTACCCCAGCTTTCCAGATAAACAATATCGTTTAGAAATATCGGAATCGGCAATGACCGGCGCACGTTTTCAGTTGGAAGGTGCACGAGATCCAGACGTGGGTTTAAATGCTTTACGGTTTTATAAATTAAGCCAACACGACAAGTTTCAGTTGGAAACAGAAGACTCTGAACTGAGCAAAGATAATAAAATTCCATTTTTGATTCTGCAGAAACCTCTAGACAGAGAACATATACCACTATATAATCTAGTATTGACAGCTGTGGATGGTGGAAACCCCCCAAAAACCGGAATCCAAAATATCACGATCGTTATTTTAGATATAAATGACAATGCACCCATATGTAGTCAGCAGAAATACAACGTTATATTacctgaaaatgttgcagtcGGCACTTTCTTATTAGACGTTAATGCTTCTGATGACGATGAGGGTATAAATGGGGTTGTTGAATATTCATTTCGAAGCAAAATTGGAAGTAAGGACTCTGagttatttgaaataaataaaaatactggagAAATCAAATTAAAAGCTCCAATTGATTATGAAGATCAACAGTTTTATGAGCTAAACATACAAGTCTCTGACACTGGGCCAGTCCCATTGTCCACACACtgtaatgtttttgtgaaaatagaGGATGTGAATGACAACGTACCTGAGATAGAGATCACTTCTTTGTCTAACCACATTCCAGAGAATGTGCCTCTGGGTACCATTGTGGCACTAATGGGAGTAACAGATCTCGATTCAGGAATCAATGGACAAGTTGTTTGTACATTACCTGAAGATTTGCCTTTTGAGCTGAAGCCTTCATCTGAGGGTGGCTTCTATTCTTTAGTGACAAAGAGTCGTTTAGACAGAGAATCAGTAGTACAGTATGATATAATAATAACGGCTAAAGATCTAGGAATTCCTTCTTTATCATCTGTAAAAACAGTCCGAGTTCAATTATCAGATATTAATGACAACAGTCCAGTCTTCTCACAGAATCCATACACCTTATACTTAAAAGAGAATAATCAGCCTGGTGCATCTATATTCACCGTCAGTGCCTATGATGCAGATGATGGTGAAAATGCTCAGATTTCCTATTCTACTGTGAATTTCATTACCAGCCAGAGTGTAACTTCTTACTTAAATATTAATCCTGATAATGGTAACATTTACGCACTGAAAAGTTTTGATTTTGAGACAGTGAAAACCTTTCAGTTCCAAGTGGTAGCTAAAGACTCTGGAACCCCGTCACTAAGCAGCAACGTCACAGTGAAAGCGTTCATTCTGGACCAGAACGACAACGCTCCAGTCATCTTGTCTCCAGTCAGCACTAATGGTTCCAGTGAAGCTGTGGTGGAGATTCCACGCAATGTGAATGCAGGCTACCTGGCAACTAAAGTAAGAGCTTACGACCCTGATATAGGATACAATGGTTGGCTATCATTCTCACTGCAGCAAGTTTCTGACCCCACACTCTTTGGTTTGGAGCGCTATACGGGACAGATCAGGACACTTCGGCCATTCATGGAAACAGACAAAGCTGAACACAAACTGGTTGTCTTGGTTAAAGACAATGGAAATGTTTCACTCTCAGCTACAGCAACTGTGATCGTCAGAGTAGTGGAGACCAAAGAGGCGTTTGCAGCATCAGATAGCAAAAGCACTGCAAATCACAAAGATGAGAACAACGTCACTTTTTATCTGATCATTTCAGTggtttgtgtgtctgcacttTTTTCCATCAGTATTATCAGCTTGATAGTGATGCAGTGCTCTAAACCTCAAGACTATGCCTCCAAGTACTCACATGATCCAAATTATGTGGATACAAGTGGGAACGGAACTCTGTGCCACAGCATCCAGTACAGATCGGGAGAGAAACGGTATATGTTAGTAGGACCCAGAATGAGTGTCGGCTCTGCTATTGATCCAAACAGCAATGCGAACACTCTGGTGGTTCAAGATCATAGAATTTCTGGAGAG